From one Formosa sediminum genomic stretch:
- a CDS encoding LytR/AlgR family response regulator transcription factor, with amino-acid sequence MKCIIIDDEPLAIDIVESYLNQIGGVDIIAKCTNPLEAITQLNKQHVDLVFLDIEMPNLSGIDLVKSIENLPQFIFTTAYPQYALDGFNLNATDYLVKPIPFHRFIKAVARAKEKFELLNLKPSQTQSSPIIEQSITKPENDFIFVKSEYENIKIKTDEITYIQGLKDYIKIHLEGSNKAVITLMSFKDMLEKLPRNNHFLRVHKSFIVNVNAIKALQKTKIVLQNDMRIPIGETFKKDVLERLGV; translated from the coding sequence ATGAAATGTATAATAATAGATGATGAACCTCTAGCTATAGACATCGTAGAATCTTATTTAAATCAAATAGGAGGAGTAGATATTATTGCAAAATGTACTAATCCTTTAGAAGCGATTACACAATTAAATAAACAACATGTAGATTTGGTTTTTTTAGATATTGAAATGCCAAATTTAAGTGGAATAGACTTGGTTAAGTCTATTGAAAATTTACCTCAATTTATTTTTACAACGGCTTATCCGCAATACGCATTAGATGGCTTCAATCTTAATGCAACAGATTATTTAGTAAAACCTATACCGTTTCACCGATTTATTAAAGCTGTAGCGCGTGCTAAAGAAAAATTCGAGTTATTAAATTTGAAACCTTCTCAAACACAATCTAGCCCAATTATTGAACAAAGTATTACTAAACCAGAAAACGACTTTATTTTTGTAAAATCTGAATATGAAAATATAAAAATTAAAACAGATGAAATCACTTACATTCAAGGACTAAAAGACTATATTAAAATACATTTGGAAGGCTCTAATAAGGCTGTAATTACACTAATGAGTTTTAAAGACATGTTAGAAAAACTTCCTAGAAATAATCACTTTTTACGTGTGCATAAATCGTTTATTGTTAATGTAAATGCTATTAAAGCCTTACAAAAAACAAAAATTGTGTTACAAAACGATATGCGCATACCCATTGGAGAAACCTTTAAAAAAGATGTTTTAGAGCGCTTAGGGGTCTAA
- the thiC gene encoding phosphomethylpyrimidine synthase ThiC translates to MKKKDTAPKNGVTRQPFPKSKKVYVQGTLFPELQVAMREIELSDTVDSMTKNRTKNQPVTVYDTSGPYTDPNKDINVHQGIERIREPWVLKRDDVEQLDEFSSQYCNERLADKSLDHLRFSELKKPLRAKPGKNVSQMHYARQGIITPEMEYVAIRENQKIDEAIRLAEQHNGQDFGASIPQKITAEFVREEIARGRAVLPSNINHPESEPMIIGRNFLVKINANIGNSATTSSIEEEVEKAVWACRWGADNIMDLSTGENIHETREWIIRNSPVPIGTVPIYQALEKVNGKAEDLTWEIFRDTLIEQAEQGVDYFTIHAGVRLRYVPMTAKRITGIVSRGGSIMAKWCLAHHKESFLYTHFEEICEIMKTYDVAFSLGDGLRPGCIADANDEAQFAELETLGELTKIAWKHDVQTFIEGPGHVPMHMIKANMDKQLEACQEAPFYTLGPLTTDIAPGYDHITSGIGAAMIGWFGCAMLCYVTPKEHLGLPNKDDVRTGVVTYKLAAHAADLAKGHPGAQHRDDALSKARFEFRWEDQFNLALDPELAREYHDETLPAEGAKIAHFCSMCGPKFCSMKISQEVRDFAAVNEIKDDEVFAKGMQEKSEEFKNKGSEVYL, encoded by the coding sequence ATGAAGAAAAAAGACACAGCACCAAAAAACGGTGTAACCAGACAACCGTTTCCGAAATCAAAAAAAGTGTATGTTCAAGGCACACTATTCCCTGAATTACAAGTAGCCATGCGTGAAATAGAACTCAGTGACACTGTAGATTCTATGACCAAAAACCGCACTAAAAATCAGCCGGTTACCGTGTACGACACCTCTGGGCCTTATACAGACCCAAACAAAGACATTAATGTGCACCAAGGTATCGAACGCATTCGCGAACCTTGGGTGTTAAAACGTGATGATGTTGAACAATTAGATGAATTTTCGTCCCAATATTGTAACGAACGTTTGGCCGATAAGAGCTTAGACCATTTAAGATTCTCGGAACTTAAAAAACCTTTACGCGCTAAACCAGGTAAAAATGTATCTCAAATGCACTATGCCAGACAAGGTATTATTACTCCAGAAATGGAATATGTAGCCATTCGTGAAAACCAAAAAATAGATGAAGCCATACGTTTGGCCGAACAACATAACGGACAAGATTTTGGAGCGTCTATTCCTCAAAAAATTACGGCAGAATTCGTGCGCGAAGAAATTGCTCGTGGTCGCGCTGTGTTGCCTTCAAACATCAATCATCCAGAAAGTGAACCCATGATTATTGGTCGTAATTTTCTAGTAAAAATTAATGCAAACATCGGGAATTCTGCAACCACGTCAAGCATTGAAGAAGAAGTGGAAAAAGCGGTTTGGGCATGCCGTTGGGGTGCCGATAATATTATGGATTTATCTACCGGAGAAAACATTCATGAAACTCGCGAGTGGATTATCAGAAACTCTCCAGTACCTATCGGAACTGTACCAATTTATCAAGCGTTAGAAAAGGTAAACGGTAAAGCCGAAGACTTAACTTGGGAGATTTTCCGCGATACATTAATCGAGCAAGCCGAGCAAGGGGTCGATTATTTTACCATTCACGCAGGAGTACGTTTACGCTATGTGCCTATGACGGCAAAACGCATTACAGGAATTGTATCACGTGGTGGCTCGATTATGGCAAAATGGTGTTTAGCACATCATAAAGAGAGTTTTTTGTATACTCACTTTGAAGAGATTTGCGAGATTATGAAAACTTACGATGTGGCCTTTTCTTTAGGCGATGGGCTCCGTCCAGGCTGTATTGCCGATGCGAATGACGAAGCTCAATTTGCAGAATTAGAAACCCTTGGTGAACTTACAAAAATAGCTTGGAAACACGATGTACAAACCTTTATTGAAGGCCCTGGACACGTACCAATGCATATGATAAAAGCCAATATGGACAAGCAATTAGAAGCTTGCCAAGAAGCCCCATTTTATACTTTAGGCCCATTAACCACAGATATTGCACCGGGTTACGACCACATTACCTCGGGCATTGGAGCCGCCATGATAGGTTGGTTTGGTTGCGCCATGTTATGCTATGTAACCCCTAAAGAACATTTAGGTTTACCTAACAAAGACGATGTACGTACCGGCGTAGTTACCTATAAATTAGCAGCACATGCGGCCGATTTAGCTAAAGGGCATCCGGGCGCACAACATCGCGACGACGCCTTAAGTAAAGCGCGATTTGAGTTCCGTTGGGAAGACCAATTTAATTTGGCTTTAGACCCAGAATTAGCACGCGAATATCACGATGAAACATTGCCTGCCGAAGGCGCTAAAATTGCTCATTTCTGTTCCATGTGCGGACCAAAATTCTGCTCGATGAAAATCTCTCAGGAAGTTCGTGATTTTGCTGCCGTAAACGAAATTAAAGACGACGAAGTGTTTGCAAAAGGCATGCAAGAAAAATCAGAAGAATTTAAAAATAAAGGTAGCGAAGTATATCTTTAA
- a CDS encoding porin, whose amino-acid sequence MIALKTQLYKVALSSLVLVSGISYAQNDMLVQDSTKVASSKKIEVEYTDEGFEFKTSDEKFLLHIESRLQFRFATPNDQNPITFDEAFADKASVFKINRARLKVGGHAFQPWLKYYWEYELSQSNLLDFRIMVEKWDFFKIKIGQWKTYYNRERVISSGKQEMVERSILTRPFTLDRQQGVEFFGRVSAHKYADFTYNLSVLTGAGRGATENDDDHLLYVGRLQYNLFGRELGFTGSDLDYHKDFTGLIAVAAAINRSPYTRFSQSGGGQLYGFEDGVNGQYRVKQGLLEAAFMYRGLSWQNEFHIKDIYDHVNLKTTTLKGAYFQAGYFFNNIWSKFPKPLEIATRYAHFVPDDAMSFAYEDEYVLAANWFFKGHRNKLTAEITYFDFEQYEDQLSDEWRFRIQWDISL is encoded by the coding sequence ATGATAGCATTAAAAACACAATTATATAAAGTAGCGCTTAGCAGTTTAGTTTTGGTTTCTGGGATTAGTTATGCACAGAACGATATGCTTGTTCAAGATTCTACAAAAGTGGCATCTTCTAAAAAAATAGAAGTAGAATATACTGATGAAGGTTTTGAGTTTAAAACGTCAGACGAAAAGTTTTTGCTACATATCGAATCGCGTTTACAGTTTCGGTTTGCAACGCCAAACGACCAAAATCCCATTACTTTTGATGAAGCGTTTGCAGATAAAGCCAGTGTATTTAAAATAAATAGAGCGCGGCTAAAAGTAGGTGGTCATGCATTTCAGCCTTGGTTAAAATACTATTGGGAATATGAATTATCTCAAAGCAACCTTTTGGATTTTAGGATAATGGTTGAAAAATGGGATTTCTTTAAAATTAAAATCGGACAATGGAAAACTTACTATAACAGAGAACGTGTAATATCTTCTGGGAAGCAAGAAATGGTAGAACGCTCTATATTAACACGACCATTTACTTTAGATAGACAGCAAGGTGTTGAGTTTTTCGGACGTGTTTCTGCTCATAAATATGCCGATTTTACGTATAATCTTTCAGTTTTAACAGGTGCTGGTCGAGGAGCTACAGAAAATGATGATGACCATTTATTATATGTGGGACGTTTACAGTATAATTTATTTGGTCGCGAATTGGGTTTTACGGGGTCTGATTTAGATTATCATAAAGATTTTACTGGTTTAATTGCTGTAGCTGCTGCCATAAATAGAAGTCCTTATACGCGATTCTCTCAATCTGGAGGAGGGCAACTCTATGGTTTTGAAGATGGTGTAAATGGACAATACCGTGTAAAACAAGGATTGTTAGAAGCCGCATTTATGTATCGTGGATTGTCTTGGCAAAACGAATTTCATATTAAAGATATATACGACCATGTTAATTTAAAAACCACCACTTTAAAGGGAGCTTATTTTCAGGCCGGCTATTTTTTTAATAACATATGGTCTAAATTTCCAAAACCTTTAGAGATTGCTACACGATACGCGCATTTTGTCCCTGATGATGCTATGTCTTTTGCTTATGAAGATGAATATGTGTTGGCTGCGAACTGGTTTTTTAAAGGACATAGAAATAAATTAACCGCAGAGATTACATATTTCGATTTTGAGCAGTATGAAGACCAACTATCAGACGAGTGGAGATTTAGAATTCAGTGGGATATTTCTCTGTGA
- a CDS encoding sensor histidine kinase, which translates to MYSEWDKNIQLQKEIESQKSSAELHFLKNQLSPHFLFNSLNSIYSLTSKKSNDAPEAVITLSELMRYMLYQADNDFVKLSDELDYIQNYLKLQRLRIARNQDVTLNIRGSVLQQKIRPLLLISFIENAFKYGTDFKGNTFVCIEININGNDLDFKSINLIGNRKQDPENSGIGLQNTKERLQLLYPNQHKLEIKEVSNQFIVHLNLNLTV; encoded by the coding sequence ATGTATTCTGAGTGGGATAAAAACATTCAGCTTCAAAAAGAAATTGAATCTCAAAAATCATCTGCAGAATTACATTTTTTAAAAAATCAACTCAGTCCTCACTTTCTATTTAACTCTTTAAACAGTATATACTCGTTAACAAGCAAAAAATCTAATGATGCTCCTGAAGCCGTTATTACGCTTTCAGAATTAATGCGTTATATGTTATATCAAGCAGATAATGATTTTGTAAAATTAAGTGACGAGCTAGATTATATACAAAACTACCTTAAACTACAACGTCTTAGAATAGCCCGAAATCAAGATGTAACTCTTAATATTAGAGGTAGTGTATTGCAACAAAAAATTAGACCTTTACTATTAATTTCTTTTATTGAAAATGCATTTAAATATGGCACCGATTTTAAAGGGAATACATTTGTTTGTATAGAAATTAACATTAATGGTAACGATTTAGATTTTAAAAGTATTAACTTAATAGGCAATAGAAAACAAGATCCAGAAAATTCTGGTATAGGATTACAAAACACTAAAGAACGTTTACAATTGCTATATCCAAATCAACATAAATTAGAAATAAAAGAAGTTAGTAATCAATTTATAGTACATTTAAACTTAAATTTAACGGTATGA
- a CDS encoding type IA DNA topoisomerase, which translates to MKVCIAEKPSVAREIASVLGANTRHDGYYEGNGYAVTYTFGHLCTLFEPNDYKPHWKSWDLNNLPMLPDKFKTKVTSDSGIQKQFKIVKSLFDKADVVINCGDAGQEGELIQRWVLDQAEYKGKVERLWISSLTTEAIKEGFEHLKPSEDYDNLYYAGFSRAIGDWLLGMNATRLYTVKHGGYKQVLSVGRVQTPTLAMVVNRFQEIENFKPQPYWELQTMYRETLFSYEEGRFLKMEDGELLANKVKEDDFEIVSITKKKGTEYAPKLFDLTGLQVYCNTKFGFSADDTLKIVQRLYEQKVVTYPRVDTTFLPSDVYPKVPGILKNLTNYNTLTAPLLGKKIKKSAKVFNDKKVTDHHAIIPTGIQINLQYNQQLVYDIIVKRFIAVFYDDCSVSNTTVIGKAADVNFKTTGKEILKKGWRVVFESPDKEKKETGILPTFVKGEKGPHEPSFLEKQTKPPNQFTEASLLRAMETAGKQVDDDDLRELMKENGIGRPSTRANIIETLFRRKYIVRNKKQILPTTTGIQLIEIIQNELLKSAELTGLWEKQLKDIEKGEYNAGTFINNMKRMVDELVYDVRSETKRANISYEATAKKKAAKVEAKQQAGLLAESCPKCKQGTLIKGKTAYGCSAFKSGCTFVLPFSFNDKKISEKQYIRLLQKGSTVNLKGFKTDAGKVEGLLRFDDDFKLVLEPKVTAKKEVKTEVPDTLTCPKCKQGTVVKGKTAYGCSAFKSGCDFRVDFNVIREKSAGEKLTKALVFKILTASI; encoded by the coding sequence ATGAAAGTCTGTATAGCCGAAAAGCCAAGTGTTGCCCGCGAAATTGCATCTGTTCTAGGTGCAAATACTCGTCACGATGGTTATTATGAAGGTAATGGCTATGCGGTAACTTATACATTTGGTCATTTGTGTACCTTGTTTGAGCCTAACGATTATAAACCGCATTGGAAAAGTTGGGATTTAAATAATTTACCCATGTTACCGGACAAGTTTAAAACTAAAGTAACTTCAGATTCAGGTATTCAGAAACAATTTAAAATTGTTAAAAGCTTATTTGATAAAGCCGATGTGGTAATAAACTGTGGGGATGCTGGTCAGGAAGGAGAACTTATACAGCGTTGGGTATTAGACCAAGCGGAGTATAAAGGTAAAGTGGAACGTTTATGGATTTCGTCTTTAACCACAGAAGCCATTAAAGAAGGTTTTGAGCATTTAAAACCCTCTGAAGATTATGATAATTTATATTATGCCGGATTTTCTAGAGCGATTGGAGATTGGTTATTAGGTATGAATGCCACGCGTTTATACACCGTTAAACATGGTGGTTATAAACAAGTTTTGTCTGTTGGGCGCGTACAAACCCCTACTTTAGCGATGGTGGTAAATCGGTTTCAAGAGATTGAAAACTTTAAACCACAACCGTATTGGGAGTTGCAAACCATGTATCGGGAGACTTTATTTAGTTATGAAGAAGGTCGCTTTTTAAAAATGGAAGATGGAGAGCTTCTGGCTAATAAAGTCAAAGAAGACGATTTTGAAATTGTATCTATTACTAAAAAGAAAGGCACAGAATACGCTCCTAAATTATTCGATTTAACCGGGTTACAGGTGTATTGTAATACCAAGTTTGGATTTTCTGCAGACGACACTCTAAAAATTGTACAGCGTTTGTACGAGCAAAAAGTAGTGACTTATCCTAGAGTAGATACCACATTTTTACCTAGCGATGTATATCCAAAAGTACCGGGAATACTTAAAAATCTAACGAATTACAATACGTTAACAGCGCCACTACTGGGGAAGAAAATTAAGAAATCGGCTAAAGTGTTTAACGATAAAAAAGTTACCGATCACCACGCGATTATCCCCACAGGGATACAGATTAACTTACAGTATAATCAGCAATTGGTTTACGACATTATTGTAAAACGTTTTATTGCGGTCTTTTACGACGATTGTTCGGTATCTAACACCACTGTTATTGGAAAAGCAGCCGATGTTAACTTTAAAACCACTGGAAAAGAAATACTTAAAAAAGGTTGGCGTGTTGTTTTTGAATCGCCAGATAAGGAGAAAAAAGAAACAGGTATTTTACCAACCTTTGTAAAAGGTGAAAAAGGGCCACACGAACCGTCGTTTTTAGAAAAACAAACCAAGCCACCCAATCAGTTTACAGAAGCTTCCCTCCTACGTGCTATGGAAACAGCAGGAAAGCAAGTAGATGACGATGATTTGCGAGAATTGATGAAGGAAAATGGTATTGGAAGACCCTCTACACGGGCTAATATTATTGAAACTTTATTCAGAAGAAAATATATAGTACGTAATAAAAAGCAAATTTTACCAACAACCACAGGGATTCAGTTAATTGAAATTATTCAAAATGAATTATTAAAATCGGCTGAATTGACAGGACTTTGGGAAAAACAATTGAAAGATATTGAGAAGGGCGAATACAATGCGGGGACGTTTATAAATAATATGAAGCGCATGGTAGACGAGTTGGTTTACGATGTTCGCAGCGAGACTAAAAGGGCCAATATTTCTTATGAAGCTACAGCTAAAAAGAAAGCCGCAAAAGTTGAAGCCAAACAGCAAGCTGGACTGTTGGCTGAATCTTGTCCAAAATGCAAACAAGGCACCTTAATTAAGGGTAAAACCGCTTATGGTTGTAGTGCGTTTAAATCGGGTTGTACCTTTGTGTTGCCTTTTAGTTTTAACGATAAAAAGATTTCTGAAAAGCAATACATCAGATTATTACAAAAAGGATCAACGGTAAATCTAAAAGGGTTTAAAACTGATGCCGGAAAAGTGGAAGGTTTGTTGCGTTTTGATGATGATTTTAAACTGGTATTAGAACCCAAAGTTACCGCTAAAAAAGAAGTTAAAACAGAAGTGCCTGATACGCTAACTTGCCCGAAATGTAAACAAGGTACAGTTGTAAAAGGCAAAACCGCTTATGGATGTAGTGCGTTTAAATCGGGATGTGATTTTAGAGTAGACTTTAATGTGATTAGGGAAAAATCTGCAGGAGAAAAACTAACAAAAGCTTTGGTTTTTAAAATCTTAACAGCATCTATTTAA
- the recQ gene encoding DNA helicase RecQ has product MPLPDYKNLLLPTLKKYFGYDAFRAQQQDIIEYVLSGQDALVIMPTGGGKSMCFQVPALLFEGLTLVVSPLIALMKDQVDGLKANGIAANYYNSSQSADEQQDIINQVANRALKLLYVAPESLAGLSNILNERYVSCIAIDEAHCISSWGHDFRPSYQQLGFLKKSLPNTPIIALTATADKATRQDILDQLQIPNAQQFISSFDRQNISLEVRSGTEKVKQIISFVKKRPNESGIIYCLSRKNTEELAKKLNSNGVPATAYHAGLNFDERSKVQEDFVYDTTQVVCATVAFGMGIDKSNVRWVIHHNMPKNIEGYYQEIGRGGRDGLQAHALLFHSYADVIQLRRFASGAANEDVQIAKLERMKQFSEATTCRRKILLSYFGELLEENCGNCDVCKNPPQIFDGTIIAQKILSAVYRLKEQEAIGTILDVLRGSHNANILEKGYDKLKTFGIGKDIAWKDWQHFVIQLINQGYCEIAFHKNNALQLTQFSNNVLFKGAKVSLTRPVHIAEPKTVEKPKRTKTKRGKAKATTDSLFERLRQLRYKISKEENIPAYLIFSDKTLIEMERVRPMSIMELMDVSGVGQHKAETYGDEFIEEILNFLGAKLKKEKKRATHLVTYDLYKKGLSVEEISMQRKLRDTTIYSHIAKLYSDGKDINIYDFVSKREVEDVKQAKQNIKDDTSLKAYYEYFEEQLDYFKIRLALSVIDK; this is encoded by the coding sequence ATGCCACTACCCGATTATAAAAATTTATTATTACCAACTTTAAAAAAATACTTTGGTTATGACGCCTTTCGTGCACAGCAACAAGATATTATAGAATATGTGTTGTCTGGGCAGGATGCCTTAGTTATTATGCCTACAGGTGGTGGAAAATCGATGTGTTTTCAGGTACCTGCATTACTTTTTGAAGGTTTAACCTTGGTGGTATCTCCGCTAATCGCATTAATGAAGGACCAAGTTGATGGTTTAAAAGCTAACGGAATAGCTGCAAACTATTATAACAGTAGTCAGTCGGCAGACGAGCAACAAGATATTATAAATCAGGTTGCAAATCGTGCTTTAAAATTATTGTATGTTGCTCCAGAGAGTTTGGCGGGTTTATCTAATATTTTAAACGAGCGTTATGTTAGCTGTATTGCCATAGATGAAGCCCATTGTATATCGTCTTGGGGACATGACTTTAGACCTTCGTATCAGCAATTAGGGTTTTTAAAAAAATCGTTACCAAACACGCCTATTATTGCCTTAACGGCTACTGCCGATAAAGCTACACGGCAAGATATTTTAGACCAATTACAAATTCCAAATGCGCAACAATTTATTTCGTCTTTCGATAGGCAAAACATCTCTTTAGAAGTGCGCTCGGGAACAGAAAAAGTGAAACAAATTATTAGTTTCGTTAAAAAACGACCTAACGAATCTGGAATAATTTATTGTTTAAGTAGAAAAAATACAGAAGAACTAGCCAAGAAATTAAATAGTAATGGTGTACCTGCAACAGCTTATCATGCGGGATTAAATTTTGATGAACGTAGCAAGGTTCAAGAAGATTTTGTGTACGATACTACGCAAGTGGTTTGTGCTACAGTGGCCTTTGGGATGGGTATTGATAAATCTAATGTGCGTTGGGTGATTCATCATAACATGCCAAAAAATATAGAAGGCTATTATCAAGAAATTGGTCGTGGTGGTCGTGATGGCTTGCAAGCCCATGCCCTACTGTTTCATAGCTATGCAGATGTCATTCAATTACGCCGGTTTGCTTCTGGAGCAGCTAATGAAGATGTACAGATTGCTAAATTGGAGCGTATGAAACAATTTAGTGAAGCCACAACTTGCCGTCGTAAAATTCTCTTGAGTTATTTTGGTGAACTTTTAGAAGAAAATTGTGGGAATTGCGATGTTTGTAAAAATCCGCCACAGATTTTTGACGGTACTATTATCGCTCAAAAAATACTATCGGCTGTGTATCGTTTAAAAGAACAAGAAGCTATAGGTACCATTTTAGATGTGTTAAGAGGTTCGCATAATGCCAATATTTTAGAAAAAGGTTACGATAAGCTAAAAACCTTTGGTATTGGTAAGGATATTGCCTGGAAAGATTGGCAGCATTTTGTGATTCAGCTTATTAATCAAGGGTATTGCGAGATAGCGTTTCATAAAAATAATGCCTTACAACTAACCCAGTTTTCTAACAATGTATTGTTTAAGGGAGCCAAAGTATCTTTAACACGACCGGTGCACATTGCCGAGCCTAAAACGGTTGAGAAACCGAAACGTACTAAAACAAAGCGCGGTAAAGCCAAAGCGACTACCGATAGTTTATTTGAACGTTTACGCCAATTACGTTATAAGATTTCTAAGGAAGAAAACATTCCAGCTTATCTTATTTTTAGTGATAAAACATTAATTGAAATGGAACGTGTTCGCCCCATGAGCATTATGGAACTTATGGATGTTAGTGGTGTGGGTCAACATAAAGCAGAAACATATGGTGATGAGTTTATTGAAGAAATTTTAAATTTCCTAGGAGCCAAACTTAAAAAAGAGAAAAAACGCGCCACACATTTAGTGACTTACGATTTGTATAAAAAAGGGTTGTCTGTAGAAGAAATATCTATGCAACGAAAACTTCGCGATACTACTATTTACTCGCATATAGCTAAGCTTTACAGTGACGGAAAAGATATAAATATTTACGATTTTGTCTCTAAACGGGAAGTTGAAGACGTTAAACAAGCTAAACAAAACATTAAAGACGACACCTCCTTAAAAGCGTATTACGAGTATTTTGAGGAACAATTAGATTATTTTAAAATAAGACTAGCGTTAAGTGTTATAGATAAATAA
- a CDS encoding DUF4907 domain-containing protein, translating to MKNILKFAFGFGLIAIIVVIFYQTSTESSSDYSTRIYTVNSGFGYEISLHNKILIKQDNIPAIQNEIPFCNEDDANKIAALVIDKLERKVAPTISKIELQENKIVLNCLN from the coding sequence ATGAAGAATATTTTAAAATTTGCTTTTGGTTTTGGTTTAATAGCTATAATAGTTGTTATTTTTTACCAAACAAGTACAGAGTCTTCTTCAGATTATTCTACACGAATTTACACTGTAAATTCTGGTTTTGGATATGAAATTAGTTTACACAATAAAATCTTGATTAAACAAGATAATATACCTGCTATTCAAAACGAAATACCTTTCTGTAACGAAGACGATGCTAATAAAATTGCAGCATTAGTAATTGATAAATTAGAACGTAAAGTTGCTCCTACAATTTCAAAAATAGAACTACAAGAAAATAAGATTGTTTTAAATTGTTTAAATTAG
- a CDS encoding pseudouridine synthase, with translation MHKHYKLYKPYGYLSQFVNNGPKKRSKKLLGELGVFPEDTMSIGRLDEKSEGLLLLTTDGKISFLINSSKVDKEYYAQVDGIITTEAIKALQNGVEIGINGKTYTTKPCTAFKLDTPPDFPERGKKLRDERHGPTSWVSITLNEGKFRQVRKMTAVVGFPTLRLVRVRVGAIGLESLNPGEFIALEDIKAELGLDP, from the coding sequence ATGCACAAACACTATAAATTATATAAACCTTACGGGTATTTAAGTCAGTTTGTAAATAATGGCCCTAAAAAACGAAGTAAAAAATTATTGGGTGAATTGGGAGTCTTTCCTGAAGACACCATGTCTATAGGTAGATTAGACGAGAAATCTGAAGGACTTTTATTACTTACCACAGATGGAAAAATTAGCTTTTTGATTAACTCCTCTAAAGTCGATAAAGAATACTACGCACAAGTAGATGGCATCATTACTACAGAAGCCATTAAAGCATTACAAAATGGTGTAGAAATTGGCATTAATGGTAAGACCTATACCACTAAACCTTGTACTGCTTTTAAATTAGACACACCGCCTGATTTCCCAGAACGCGGTAAAAAACTAAGAGACGAAAGACACGGACCGACTTCTTGGGTTTCTATTACATTAAACGAAGGTAAGTTTAGACAGGTACGTAAAATGACTGCAGTTGTGGGCTTTCCTACCTTGCGTTTAGTACGTGTTCGTGTAGGAGCTATTGGTTTAGAGTCTTTAAATCCAGGTGAATTTATAGCACTTGAAGATATAAAAGCAGAATTAGGCTTAGACCCCTAA
- a CDS encoding VOC family protein translates to MQNFSFNHVAISVEDVDTSVAFYQKVLGLKEIKNTASASKMRWLSLGGHHQLHVIPRPGAKITTNKAVHFALSTTDIKAFIAHLEELNIPYSDWKDTPDKGYVRRDGIIQVYFQDPDRYWVEVNNDCS, encoded by the coding sequence ATGCAAAACTTTTCATTTAACCACGTCGCTATTTCTGTAGAAGATGTCGATACTTCAGTTGCCTTTTATCAGAAGGTGCTTGGACTAAAAGAAATTAAAAATACAGCTTCAGCTTCTAAGATGCGATGGTTGTCTTTAGGAGGGCATCATCAACTCCATGTAATTCCTCGTCCAGGAGCCAAAATCACAACAAATAAAGCGGTGCATTTTGCATTATCAACAACAGATATAAAAGCATTTATTGCTCATCTAGAGGAGTTAAACATACCATATTCCGATTGGAAAGACACTCCTGACAAAGGATATGTAAGACGTGATGGTATTATACAAGTGTATTTTCAGGATCCTGATCGGTATTGGGTTGAAGTAAATAACGATTGCTCTTAA
- the thiS gene encoding sulfur carrier protein ThiS, producing the protein MISINVNNAIHQVAEDTSLAAVVTKLSPVQNGIAVAINNTVITKAKWNNTKVSNNDNILIIQATQGG; encoded by the coding sequence ATGATATCTATAAACGTAAACAATGCTATTCATCAGGTTGCCGAAGATACTTCGCTTGCAGCTGTCGTAACTAAACTAAGTCCTGTTCAAAACGGTATTGCTGTGGCTATTAACAACACGGTTATTACCAAAGCTAAATGGAACAATACAAAGGTTTCTAATAACGATAATATACTGATTATTCAGGCCACTCAAGGCGGATAA